The Oncorhynchus nerka isolate Pitt River linkage group LG11, Oner_Uvic_2.0, whole genome shotgun sequence genome includes the window tattttctgttttgtggttcatcactagacaggactgtttcgttgttttttttcttcctagTTGTTATTCTGTTTCGTTTTCAGATTAGATTATATAAAAAATCATGAAcatttaccacgctgcaccttggtcctcaccttattCCACCGACGACGGACGTtacagctgtcatatctgttccgcccgctaagGACGTTTTCCTTTGATGTAATTtataatcaagttatgatttaattatgtgtatgtgtaattctgtgtgaatagtcaataaataattaaacccaattttgtattgctgattcaacttgttagccagggttcgtgcagataaccaagaatttacaactttcagatgagactgaattaagatgacgattaatatcgactgctattgatgtaaaatattactaggtctttaagagtttattcggaagataacaactctataaatattatttcatggagccccgactctctagtcaattacatttacatgattatctcaatcaggtaatattaattacggagaaattattttatagaatagcatgtcatatcacttaatccgacatagccaaagacacgacacaccCAATAACAAAATGAATGTAAAAACGGTTATgtccctgtggattgatgaggaattgaaaaactgtatggttgagagggaagAGGCAAAAAAAATGGGAAATATGTCTGGCtgtacaaccgattggcaaacatactgcaaattgagaaatcatgtgactaaactgaattaaAAGAAGACAGAAACGACACTATGAAACAAATATAAATAACATAAAGAATgacagtaaaaagctttggagcaccttaaatgacattttgggcaGAAATGCAAACTcctctccatcattcattgaatcagatggcttattcatcagaAAACCCTTATATTGCCAAAAACTTTAATTATTTtcttcattggcaagattagcaaatttaggcatgacatgccagcaacaaacgctgacactataCATCctagtatatctgaccaaattataaaagtgattgttgtctatcaacaatgacaagccaccgggatctgacaacttggatggaaaattactgaggataataggaGATGATATTTTCACAtattcaatttaagcctactagaaagtgtgtgccctcaggactGGAAGGAAGCAAATGTTATTCCCCTACCTATGgatagtaaagcccccttcacTGGCTCAAATAGCAGACCAATTAGCCTACTACCAACCCTTTGTAAACTTTTgggaaaaatggtgtttgaccagatacaaggctattttacagtaaacaaattgacagggtttcagcacgcttatagagaaggacattcaacaagcacagcacttacacaaatgactgatgattgactgAGAGAAATTTACGATAAAAAGattgggggctgttttgttagactttagtgcggcttttgacattatcgatgtTGCTGgtaaaatgtatgtgttatggcttaaCACCCTCTACTGTATTGTGGATTAAGAGTGATCTGTCTAACAGAAGACAGAGGGTGtactttaatggaagcctctccaacaaaatccaggtagaatcaggaattccacagggcagctgtctaggcctcttacttttttcaatctatACTAAATCTTCAAATGAATAATGTggtaattgagcaagttgaggagactaaactgcttggagtaatcctggattgtaaactgtcatggtcaaaacctattgatacaacagtagctaggatggggagaggtctgttcaTAATAAAGTGTTGCTctgccttaacaacactatcaacaaggcaggtcctacaggccctagttttgtcgcacctggattaatgttcagttgtgtggtcagatGCCACAAAGaggggacttaggaaaattacaaatggctcagaacagggctgcACGGCTGGCCCTTATATGTACAAAGAGAGCTAACATGAATAATATGcacgtcaatctctcctggctcaaagtggaggagagattgagtactacatagagccatgactacagtacatggagctctattccacatcaagtaactcatgcagcagtaaaattagataagaatacaccttatggaacagcggggactgtgaagcaacaaaaacaggcacagacacatgcatacaaacactcGATAACATACGTACTATACACACAGGCACATGGATTTTGGttatagatatgtggtagtagagtagaggcacttcaCAAATGAAGTGAATTAGTGAACTAGTGAAATATAGGATCTCTGTGGTGTGGAAGGAGAGAGCTAACTACACCACAGCGTTACATCACTTCCAGTGTGTTACATGCAGCTTGTTGACTCGGCGTCTTCCTACAGGCAAGCCGCacataacaccctggaccagaacTAGCTAATTAGCTACATCACTTCACAAGAAGGTATAATTAGTTGTGGCAGAGGCACCAAACAGCTCCGCACGGGTCCCAGTGCACTTACTGTACACCCAGCCTGACTTTTTGGAAAACAAACGCAGCTGGCAGCACACCATTAACTCTGCTTTCCTCAGGGCTTTCCTCTTAGCTTTTTAGGAGGGGCCAAATGCTTCTGCTacagatacaggtaactgccaaaataaaggaaacaccaacacaccaaataaaggaaacaccaacataaagtcatattagggcgttgggccacgatgagctgccagaacagcttcaatgcaccttggcatagattctacaaagtgtctggaactctattggaaggATGCGACACCGTTCTCCtatgagaaattccataattttgtGTTCTGTTGATGGTTGTGAAAAACACTCTCAGGCGCTGCTCCAGAACCTCCCAAAAGTGCTCAATTGGGTtcagatctggtgactgagacggccatggcatatacagtggggcaaaaaattatttagtcagccaccaattgtgcaagttctcccacttaaaaagatgagagaggcctgtaattttcatcataggtacacttcaattatgacagacaaaatgagaaaaaaaatccagaaaatcacattgtaggattttgaatgaatttatttgcaaattatgcacTCAttgcctgtattaatggcacctgtttgaacttgttatcagtataaaagacacctgtccacaatctcaaacagtcacactccaaactccactatggccaagaccaaatagctgtcaaaggacatcagaaacaaaattgtagacctgcaccaggctgggaagactgaatctgcaataggtaaatagcttggtttgaagaaatcaactgtgggagcaattattaggaaatggaagacatacaaggccactgataatctcccttgatctggggatccacgcaagatctcacccagtgGGGTCTAAATGATTACAAGaagggtgagcaaaaatcccagaaccacacggggggacctagtgaatgacctacagagagctgggaccaaagtaacaaagcctaccatcagtaacacactacgccgccagggactcaaatcctgcaatgccagacgtgtccccctgcttaagccagtacatgtccaggcccgtctgaaattTGCTAgatagcatttggatgatccagaagaagattgggagaatgtcatatggtcagatgaaaccaaaatagaacttgtcgtgtttggaggacaaagaatgctgagttgcatccaaagaacaccatacctactgtgaagcatgggggtggaaacatcatactttggggctgtttttctgcaaagggaccaggacgactgatccgtgtaaaggaaagaatgaatggggccatgtatcgtgagattttgagtgaaatcctccttccatcagcaagggcattgaagatgaaacgtggctgggtctttcagcatgacaatgatcccaaacacaccgcccgggcaacgaaggagtggcttcgtaagaggcatttcaaggtcctggagtggcctagccagtctccagatctcaaccccatagaaaatctttggagggagttgaaagtccgtgttgcccagcaacagccccaaaacatcactgctctagaggagatctgcatggaggaatgggccaaaataccagcaacagtgtgtgaaaaccttgtgaagacttacagataacgtttgacctctgtcattgccaacaaagggtatataacaaagtattgagataaacttttgttattgaccaaatacttattttccaccataatttgcaaataaattcattttcaatgtgattttctggattttttctctctcattttgtctgtcatagttgaagtgtacctatgatgaaaattacaggcctctctcatcattttaagtgggagaacttgcacaattggtggctgactaaatacttttttgacccACTATAGTTTACATCAGGGCTCCCCAACTGGCATCCcatgggtggttttatttggcccgcCAAGTTTTctgaacaaaaacatttttttattttatcttcaAACACCAGGAAATAAGCTTCAAgtgattacaattttggaaatctgttcccatgTATTCCCATGCATAATAAAGAGACACacgatcgtatacaaatgtaagcaaggtttgaaattattatgttttagtcaaatattagaTCTGcttgggcttcttgcagtcaatttgcagtctacaaatgatttgtaattatgtgtCGTCCCCCCCCCCGACCATCCAATCTAGCTGATGATCCTGGTTTACAccattttcatgctcatcaaaccatccAGTGatcactcgtgccctgtggatgggagAATTGTCATCCTATGTTAATTCCATTTACAGTAGCCTATATTTCTAACCAACTCTGTGTATTTCTGtcactttgttttgttttgtttgtttcctAATCCCAAAGTCGTCAGATAGAGAAACCAGATAAGGAGGATTTCTAGGGTACTTACGCAAGGAACCCTCCTGGAGCAGACATGGACCTCTCTGCCCTCCTGTTCTGACACACAAATGGGTTACTGAAGGACCTCTTCCTCAGCATGGACTTCACCAGGATCtaatgtggggagagagagtgtcacagggtgtcccaaatggcaccctattgtctatatagtgtgtcgtggaaatttcctctatttaccaaatcatgggagcaaaccacacacacaagtcagagttagttatcaaagtccatctttaattatataagctctatagcattttgactttcaacagttcagtatctctaatgaaaagttgagagtcCCCCCACAACGGCAAAatgggatcctttatagcaaagatacaCAGGATAAAACAGCATCAGCATAATTCattgttcagctttgtctcctctcccaaactcagaaccataaaccaatcctccaaatcaacaggcatatatcaaattgtcatttagatacaaccaactttaaatacaaccaatcctggacaagctcacggagaggagagtgaggctataggttaagataaAAGGGAGCatgagaatgattccagacactgccaccctcctttccccacgagaaaaaggtagggagtaaaatatatgtttacacatgatgacactttgacctctcccctctctgcggcccatgcaacttagttttgacatagaacagataactgcaacctcgccacagtattatacaaaaataccattctgatgagaagtaacttacacacatttgatgaatataaaacatcttacatatgttaccaacaaattctgaatcttccacggcaagtgcactacatttgaccagaggacctggtcaaaaatagtgcactatattgggaatagggtgccatttaggacagagAACTACTCTATCAATTTGCCTTATGACTTAACTTTTCCCTGACCATGTGTCTTGACCTGGAAAACTCAAGTTTTTCCTGTTGTAGGTCCCAGACTTTTCCCCTTATTAAGACACAGATGTTCAGGAAAAACTCCAGTCCCTGTTTGTGATAGATGAGTAATTAAGTAAGTCTTGTCCGAGCCAGAACGGCTCATAGGACAGGAGCCTATCTCCTGTAcatcccctggacaggacactagtgaaCTGACTCACCACAGCGGACAGACTGGGGATGAGTTTGATAGAGTTCTGGACCTCCTCCTCAGTGACCTCCACCACGGTGCAGTGTTCCTCCTCCAGGGGTAGAAGGTCAGTGCCATCCTCCGTCACCCACGGGTGCTCctggtaacacacaggacagggaGGACAATAGTCACACAACACATGAGACAGCTCTACTGGGACAACTCTACTACTGTAACATTTCATAATTTGAAATGTCAAAGATGGTTTCATGAAGGACTGTTTTTTTTAAAGCACCATTGAAGGTCTAGCTCTGCCCGCTTTCACCTTGATTTCAGGAATGGTGATCCTTGTATAAGGATTTTTATCCAGCATCCTTACAATAAGATCCTTCAACTCCTTGCAAACTTCCGGCCTGTGGTACCAAAGAGTGACTGAGATGAATACCCACCAaaccatctacagtacagtaactagaGTAGTAGTGAATGGCTAAGAACAATAAAACAATACGATTACTATGTTATTATCACGTGCTATTACATGCCATATTGTGAAGTTCTACCCATATTTCAGAGAGGTGCATGTAGTGCAGACTAAATATTTGGACATTGCTTTTACATGGTAAATAGTGTCCCTTAGTGGAACTCACATGTCTGGGAACTCCACAGACCTGTTCCTGATCTTATTGTGCAGGCCAATGATGTATTCATCGATGAAAGGGCACTGAGATAGGAAGATAGTGAAGAAAAAAACATGAAAATGCTGCTATAAAGAGACAGGCTACATGCATACACATGCTGTCTGTTTCCCACATAAAGCATTCAATTGATTTATTTTAAAAGCATTATTATGTGAAATGCATCGGTTGATCGAACAATATTTGTAGTCGTCAGCATAATGGACACAGTAAATCAGATGAGAAACCAGCAGGCCAAAACAATCCATGGCAGAATAGCGTACATTATGATAATAACAGAACCTACCTTCCCATAGACAAAGCAGTACAGGGTGATTCCCATGGCCCACACATCCAAGGCCTAACAAACATGAACATTGACCATTACTTTACAAAGAGAGCTTGCTGTATattttacagtacagtaaaatgttGACCTTTGATACCAAGTACTTTTCTAATTATTTTTGATACCAGTCAATACAATACATTTTCATGGGGTAAATGTTATTTCTACGATATAATCAAAGATTAATTATCTAATTAGATAAATTAGCGATTAGTGTCTAACCTTGCCAGTAAAGCTCTGTTCATGGTCAGTCATCATCTCGGGGGCCATGAAGGCTGGAGTCCCTGCTGAGCTGGACAGAAGAGCATCACTCCCCTCAAACTGGTTACTGACACCAAAGTCTGCAATCTTCACATGCCCATTGTCTCCCAGTAACAGGTTGGAAGGCTTGATGTCTCTGTGGATGATCTTCTGGTAGTGCACTGGGAGGGAGGGGTACCAGGGGAAAATGACAGGGGACACTGCTTTagctatttttttaaataaactttTATACGTCTATGAACAGCATTGACCGAGTAATTTAGGTCTTGATATTCAGCTGTCAAAGCACCAATTGATCCTGTCTTTTCAGAACATATCTGACGAGTGACTTTTAAACCAATGTTTTGCTAAAGCGTGAGCAGGGTTAGCAATATGCTACAGGTCTCTGAGCAGAAAGCTTGTAGGtcttacgtcccaaatggcactctatcccctatttagtgcactacttttgaccatgtccCATAGGgctcgggtcaaaagtagtgcactatatagggaataggatgccatttgagacGAAATCCAGATGAAGGACTCACAGTATTCAATCCCCAGGATGATGTCTCTGAAGTAGAAGCGGGCTTGTCCCTCTGTGAAAGGAGTGTCTGAGGGCACCTCCATCACTGGGCTAGAGCCAAGGAAAAGCAACAGAGATAGGCAAAGGTAATCAAGCATCACCATCATAATATTCcaaacagtggtcttcctaccaCTAAAAATGCCTGAACCTTGTCATTGGTATCTTATGTCCCTTAACAATGGATACCTTATATTCACAAAATTCAGTAACTGGATGAGTTATATATAAATAACTAAATTCATCCTTTCAGTGTTAAATATAATAATAACAtaagccatttagcagatgcttttatccaaagtgaattacagtcatgcatgcaaacccactaccctggtgttacaggtgccatgctctaccagctgagctacaaAGGACCAGTGTTATAATGTAATTCAATACAGTATATTTCAGAAAGCGGTAAAACTTACCCTTTTGGCATTAACTCAAAGGCTAGAAAATAACCAAACAGGGAATGAAAGGACTAGTCAGAGCTTACATTAGTTTCTATTTAATAAACAAACTGgatagactgtattatagtctacaAACTATGGACCTAGTACAAGGAGATACAACAGAAAACATACATTTACCACATAACACCTTATTTCATCATTTAGGGCACTGAGATGAATGCATACTTACCCATGTGGAGATTATCTTCAGCAGGATCATCGAGAACCTACAATTGGAAAGTGTAAATCTATTAAATTAATACAACTGCATGTAATAGTAGAACCTTTTAAATCTTCCACTTATGTATGTGTGTTCACCTCCACCAAATTGACAATGTTAAGGTGGTCTAGTTTCTTCAGGATGGCGATCTCCTGGTAGACTCTCTCCAGTGGCCCCAGGGGTTTGGGTGGCAGTCCCTGTTCTGTGCTGGCTCCTCGAGGAGGGGGACGCCCTATAACCAACCGCCATTAtatatagtgatatatatagtgGTGAGCATCTCCAGTTCATGTTCATATCGGTTCTAAAGCACATACTTAAAAGGACTTAAAAGGAAAATTTTCACCTACGAGGAAATCCACACATCTTCATCAACTTCTTTTTTGAAAAAACTTTCATTGCCTATGAAAGGAAAGACATGATCAGTTTGCTCCTATGGTATAAGAGCCAATCAGGCCAAAACAGAGAGTTGAGTAACTGTACATGTCTCTGCTTCCACAAAGGGGATGATAAGGGATGGAATGTGCAGAGCTGAAAAGATGCTTACATAGTATTGTTCATCATCTTCATTGTAAGCTAATCTCACCACCCCATATGAGCCCTACAATAGAAAAAGAAGAAAGTCTGACAGAATCATTTTAACTTATTACACAAGAATGCTTTATGAAATTTTTTTTctcttattggacaaattcagcaTCTAGTTTTGATATCCAGTTTTGTACCAGACTGATTATTCTAACTTTTCTTTTCTTACCTTTCCAATCTCATCCTTCAACTTGTATTGGTTGAGCTGGATACAATTCTAGGGAGAAACAAAGTGAAGGGTATTTAGTGGTGGGATATTGCACATTGACTACACATTATTTAGGTTCATGCCTATTTATTTTGAGACTTCATAGAtgaatcccaaatggaaccctatccccCATATACTGTTtcctgaatggcaccctattcccttatgggcccttgtcaaaggtagtacactatataaggaatagggtgccatttgggacacacccctgacctccatttgggatgcagccttgaTCTCTGACCTGGGAATCTGAGATGGACACCCGCTTGGACTCGATGGTGGGCTGTCGGGCCTCTCGCGGCTGGGTCGATCGCTCCTGCAATGATAGCTTCCTGTCTGACAATGACAGCTTCCGGCGCGCTGGTGCAGGGGGCCTTCGGTGACTGTTGGGAGGGGTCATCCGGTTGGATGCCATGCTCATGGCGGCCACCATGTCGGCCAGCTCTGCATTGTGCTCAGAGTCCAGCTCTGCCAGTCCATCAGTGTCTTCACTCATGGCTGTCCCTGTCCTTGTCCCAGTCCCGGTTTAATCACAGAGAAAGGTCAGAGATGTCACAGGGGCCAGCTAATTAGATAATTAACATTAAATTGTACATTTTAACCGACATTCACTAACGTtctgtacttgtacatcaagctgtttcatgctacagaaacaggagattctGCTGTAGAGATTCTGCCCTCAGACAAGGCTTACTTACTTAACCAACATTCAACTGTAACATCTCCCTGAAATGGGAGACTACACTAACCTGGCTTTTCAACTTTGAATATTGAACATATTTTCCAAACTTAATTTTGTAGAATTTAGGCATGCACATTAAGGCATGCACATTAACTAGCTTATTATTTAACAGGGtaaataagaaaaaaaacgatATATCAATTGAATGAACTGTAATTGGCTTGTACCTTTCTACATGTACAATACAAAACTAAATGACTATGACTTTTCATGCAAATAATATGTCTAAACACATCATAGATGACAACCACCTGAGCTCTGCTGCCTACCGATTCCTGTCAACACAAATAGCACTAACTGCAAATCCCTCCCAAATCTACCACTAAAACTTTCACACCTACAAAAATCAGATTTTCTGCAGCAAACATAGCAAATTACAGAAAGGAAGCATTTTCATATTATGGTTGTTTTACTTACACACAGCTTGTGGATCCTACATTGCCTGTCAGTGTGGATGAGCTTCATGGTCTGTTCTGCTGATGTTTAAGAGAGAAAACCCCTTTGAGTCTCAGATCAGGACTTTCACTGCTGAGCCAAAGACTGTAGGATTACTCCAGCCTTAAGGATAAATCCTTGCTGTATTTAGCCTCATTAAGGTTATTCAGAGGGTAGCAATCAGTATTTACATTGATAAACTTCACCCCTGGGCCAGTGCAACAGGGGAAAAAGGGAAATTATTGGACATTAGGAATCATGGGGACATTaggtgtgcgtcccaaatggcaccatattccctatctagtgcactacttttgaccaaacacctatgggctctggttaaaagaagtgcactatatagggaacatggtacAATTTGTGACACATACTATGAGTTACGGCCCGGAAACAGTTCGATCTAACAGAGACTGGAGATTGATGTTAGGAAAACCACTGGAAGTGAAGGATGACCATTGGTGGTGGAACAACCTATGCTTTCTGTGATTTGTCTATGGACAATGCTATAGACATAATGGGAGTTTGCCGAGCTGAGTGCCCAAGGAGGTTCTTAAGCTTGCTGTTTAGCTCAGAGCAAATTGGCTCAAGTGTTACATAAAACCCCTGGAGAGAAGTTTCCAACACTGAACATAGAATACCAATCAACCAGAAATTGTTGAAGATATTGCTTGTTTGGATAAGTtctaatacaaaacaatacaattGTAACAAAATATTTGAAATACAAAATAAAAGCTATTGGATAATTGCAATCAATCCAGTTTATGCCCAAATAACATTTCAGGTATAACCTATTCCTAAATTCTTTAATTATCACCCTCACAGCCAATGCAACATTAATCACAGAATCTACAGTAACTACAAAGGCAGATgaactgactttgctgataactacTTAATTGGGGGAAAATATACTTGATATGACTGTGATACGATATGTGGTTCACCCAGCTGTCACACATGATTGTGGCTAattttagctaggtggctaacgctagCGTTAGCTAAGTGGCTAacattaggggttaggggttaaagttaggagttaggttaaagggttaaggttaggggaagtgttggctaacatgctaagtagttgcaaagtagctcaaaattaataaaaataaataataattagctcaaatgctaaagttgtccgtgatgagattcaaacacgcaacctttgggttgctagacgtttgcgTTATACACCTACCCATCCACCCCTTAAGTAACCTTTCGTcgtatgtaaccataccaaacataacatatcatactaatttgagtgtcccggattctGATTTACTATGTCTATAAGATCAGGCTGCGAAAGACCCTTCCATTGGGAAAGTgggatgcctagtcagttgtacaaccgaatgccttcaactgaaatgtgtcttccgcatttaacccaacccctctgaatcagagaggtgcggggggcatccttaatcgacatccacggcacccaaggaacagtgggttaactgccttgatcaggggcagaacgacagatttttaccctgtcagctcggggattcgatccagcaaccttttggttactggcccaacgctctaaccactacctgcctccccatttGTCTCACAGTGGTATGTCATTCATCCAGAGACGAATGTGGATGCATTCTCCTGTCACCACTTCTCTGATCGACACCACCTGAGCGGTGAGGTTTGCGATAATCAGATTTAATAACTTGTTGTGACAGCAACATATCAAACTAGATTAGACATGACAAGTTCATTTCCAACAATCCCAGTCACATTTTGCAACAATTTAAGACCTAGATATTTACATGTATTATTATTAGTTATCTTAACTGAAATGGTTTAGGCAATACTGTGTACAGTGTTTTTGCAGTACTgttacaccctgatctgtttcacctgcatTTGTGATTgtatccacccccctccaggtgtcgcccgtcttccccattatcccctgtgtatttatacctgtgttcgttgtttgtctgttgccagtttgtcaagACAAacttttgtctcagctcctgcttttcccaatctctctttttcttgccctcctggttttgacccttttctgtcctgactctgagccagCCTGCCTGACCCCTCTGTCTGTTATGTCTATTATGGTTGTCTATTAAGATATCTTATACTGTATATCTCAGATaggcatttgattagatgttcaggaatcttatgtcttgggggtagaagctgtttagaagcctcttggacctagacttgaagctccggtaccacttgccttgcggtaacagagagaatagtctagtctggtgtagccatttgattagatgttctggagtcttatggcttgggggtagaagcagttTAGAAACATCTTGGACCTAgactagggccttcctctgacaccgcctggtatagaggtcctggatggcaggaagcttggccccggtgatgtggtgggccatacgcactaccctctgtagccttGCGGTCGGggcggctgagcagttgccataccaggtagtgatgcaacccgtcaggatgctctcgaacaAGTACTTTGTTTTCTGTCAACTCATATATACTAATGTACTCAAGTTTTTTGAAAACCCTTCAGAATTCTAGTCTCTTGGTGTCACGAGTACGCTGATACCCCAATTCATGGACCCAagatccataggtaaggctgtacagtgaatataagtatgcccccaatgcaattctaatGTATAATAcatccacagtgtgatttcaa containing:
- the camkk1b gene encoding calcium/calmodulin-dependent protein kinase kinase 1b isoform X2 → MSEDTDGLAELDSEHNAELADMVAAMSMASNRMTPPNSHRRPPAPARRKLSLSDRKLSLQERSTQPREARQPTIESKRVSISDSQNCIQLNQYKLKDEIGKGSYGVVRLAYNEDDEQYYAMKVFSKKKLMKMCGFPRRPPPRGASTEQGLPPKPLGPLERVYQEIAILKKLDHLNIVNLVEVLDDPAEDNLHMAFELMPKGPVMEVPSDTPFTEGQARFYFRDIILGIEYLHYQKIIHRDIKPSNLLLGDNGHVKIADFGVSNQFEGSDALLSSSAGTPAFMAPEMMTDHEQSFTGKALDVWAMGITLYCFVYGKCPFIDEYIIGLHNKIRNRPEVCKELKDLIVRMLDKNPYTRITIPEIKEHPWVTEDGTDLLPLEEEHCTVVEVTEEEVQNSIKLIPSLSAVILVKSMLRKRSFSNPFVCQNRRAERSMSAPGGFLADSWGILESKVHPSLRKSSRVAELDGSVEGELEDLTEDDGTFA
- the camkk1b gene encoding calcium/calmodulin-dependent protein kinase kinase 1b isoform X1, with the protein product MSEDTDGLAELDSEHNAELADMVAAMSMASNRMTPPNSHRRPPAPARRKLSLSDRKLSLQERSTQPREARQPTIESKRVSISDSQNCIQLNQYKLKDEIGKGSYGVVRLAYNEDDEQYYAMKVFSKKKLMKMCGFPRRPPPRGASTEQGLPPKPLGPLERVYQEIAILKKLDHLNIVNLVEVLDDPAEDNLHMAFELMPKGPVMEVPSDTPFTEGQARFYFRDIILGIEYLHYQKIIHRDIKPSNLLLGDNGHVKIADFGVSNQFEGSDALLSSSAGTPAFMAPEMMTDHEQSFTGKALDVWAMGITLYCFVYGKCPFIDEYIIGLHNKIRNRSVEFPDMPEVCKELKDLIVRMLDKNPYTRITIPEIKEHPWVTEDGTDLLPLEEEHCTVVEVTEEEVQNSIKLIPSLSAVILVKSMLRKRSFSNPFVCQNRRAERSMSAPGGFLADSWGILESKVHPSLRKSSRVAELDGSVEGELEDLTEDDGTFA